From the Salminus brasiliensis chromosome 15, fSalBra1.hap2, whole genome shotgun sequence genome, the window tacgcaccatcaggcccctgcaactcatccagaatgcagcggcacgggtcgtcttcaatgtcccaaaatttagccatgtgactccactgctgcgttctctccactggcttcctgtagctgcccgcatcagatttaaaacactgacgctggcctacaaagccaagaacggaccagcccctccatatctgatggcaatggtcaaaagccgatccgcaccaagagcccttcgagcttcaagtacggctcggctcgacccgccatccctcaaaatccgcggaagacaagcgtccaggcttttttctgtcctggcaccaaagtggtggaacgagctgcccctggatgtccgaacggccgagtcgctcgctgtcttcaaacgcagactgaagacccacctcttcagagagtacttggacgattagactatggtcgccttattgtattgtgtttagtaatgtctaagcttggaggtatcttttgaattattagtctattctaactagctaaggcttttcttgggtaaatagcaaagcactttgtaagtcgctctggataagagcgtctgctaaatgccgtaaatgtaaatgtaagtgtgtgttatATCTGTTCTGGCTATtaactagtgtgtatgtgtgtatgtgtgtgtcgtgtgtgtgtgtgtgtgcgtgtgtgcgtgtgcgtgcacATACGTGTAGTGTGCAAGTAAAATCCTTTAGTGAGAAGGACAGCATCTTAACAGGCAaccagaaaaaagaagagagagaagagaaaggtgAGTTCATTTACAGATCCAGATTCACACTGAGCCTCTTTTAAATCACTTTCATGACATATTGGAATTAAagcctaaaaatgtatttatttataaataaaaaatgtaaactcCGCTTTCACAACAGATCCAGATTAACTGAAAAAGCTCTGTTAACACTCAGTCCACTTTACAACAGATCCAGATTCACTCTAAACCCCAGTTTACACTCAGTCCAGTTATACAACAGATCCAGATTCACTCTAAACCCCAGTTTACACTCAGTCCACTTTTACAACAGATCCAGATTCACTCTAAACCCCAGTTTACACTCAGTCCACTTTTACAACAGATCCAGATTCATTCTAAACCCCAGTTTACACTCGATCCACTTTCACAACAGATCCAGATTCACTCTAAACCCCTGTTTACACTCGATCCACTTTCACAACAGATCCAGATTCACTCTAAACCCCAGTTTATACTTGATCCACTTTCACAACAGATCCAGTTTACCCTCTGTCTACTTTCAGAACAGATCCAGATTAACTCTAAACTAGAACAGGTGATGCTTTCAAAGTGTTCACACAAGGAAATCTCCTCTTTTCAGAAACTGGTACAGATGGGAAAGGCGACCctggaaaagaagaaaaggacaaaGCGAGTGAAGTGACCGATCTCGTCTCCGTGAAGGTGTGGACATGTGTCATGGTGTGGAGCCGAggctgctgtttatggtttgtttgttgctgattttttttctcttggaTCCTGATTAGGGAAAGAACATCAACGGACTGAAGTTGGCCATGACGAAATTCAAAGACTCCTATAACTTCACGGTGAGGCTTTCAGCACCACCCAGACTGGGTTTTTTATTATGATAATTGACTAAAGGATCTAATTTACAGGGTTTTTACAGATTGTTTCACAGTATTAGATCAGCCCTGTCGTGCATTtcatggtttctgacactgtaagaATCCtcgttatctagaacatggactgaaGTTCACTGATAGTGAATCAGGATCAATCAagatgctgctgttgtttttagctCTGTAGTGTTAACGTCCTGGAGGAGCAACTGCATTTTGGGGAAACTTGTGCATATCagttagccataacattaaaaccagctgaACTGAATAACACTGAGGATCAGGTTTCAGTGGCTCCATCTGTCCAGGGATGGATCTagatattaggcagcgagtgaacagtcaggtcttgaagaaggtaatgaagcaggaaaaatggacaagcttaagaatctgagacactctgattGTGAGGTTCtggacaatgactgggtcagaacatctccagaacatcagcaggcaggtcttgtggggggttcccaatatgcagcggtcagtacctgccaaaagtgctccaaggaaggacaaccggtgacctagtgacagggtcatgggccccCAAGGTCCACTCATGCTCaaggaggccccgcccacctcccAATTTacagaactctctctctctctctctctctctctcagtttcgCATCACGATGGGAGCTGAAGACCAGGGTCTGTACAACCTGAACTTCCATAACTGCTACAACATGAGGCCCGGCCTCCTCAGCCCGTACTCCCTCAATGTAAGCACCACACTCGAACCGTGAACAGCAGGAAAACCAGAAGGAAGAGTCAGCTGCTGTTAGAAGAActtcactctgtgtgtgtgtgtgtgtgtgtgtgtgtgtgtgtgtgtgtgtgtgtgtgtgtttgcgcagGTGGAGATTGTAGAGAGAAATCCGGCTGGTTTTCTCTCGGCTGCTGAGATTCCGCTGCCTCGTCTCTACATCAGCATGGCGGCCATGTTTCTGACAGCTGCCATAGTGTGGACATACACACTGCTCAAACaccggtacacacacacacacacacacacacacacacacaccgtccaTAAACCTGCATAAATGAACGAGCAGTTAGCAAAACTGCTAGCACTGATGATCTGTTTCTAGTGGCTTCTGTTAAAGGGTGGAGACCCACACCTGTTTTGGGTCTGTACCCGTCTGTACTGGTAGTTACAGGTGGAGCGTGCTTTATTGTAGGTGGAGCAGAAGTGCTGAGAAGGTCAGCTAGATCTTATCTGCTCACACTGAGAACGCCTGTTAGAGAAAGGTGTGAATGCAGTCTACATACAGAAGACCCAGACATGAGGAAAACATGGTAACGCAAGATGTGAGCAGACAGAGAAACGTTTATCCTGAGACAtatttcagacagacagagtaatatatagagatagacaggcagacagagtgatatatagagacagacagatagacaggcagacatatatagagacagagagacagacagagatatgtagagacagacagagatatgtagagacagacagagatatgtagagacagagagatagacagacagacagagatagacagacagtcagacagacagagagatagacatacaaacagagatatatagagacagagatatatagagacaggcagagatatatagagacaggcagagatatatagagacagacagagatatatagagacagagagatacagacagacagatatagagacagagagatacagacagacagatatagagacagagatagacagacagacagagagatatagagacagacagagagatatagagacagacagagagatatacagacagagatagacagacagagatagacagacagagatatatAGAGAANNNNNNNNNNNNNNNNNNNNNNNNNNNNNNNNNNNNNNNNNNNNNNNNNNNNNNNNNNNNNNNNNNNNNNNNNNNNNNNNNNNNNNNNNNNNNNNNNNNNNNNNNNNNNNNNNNNNNNNNNNNNNNNNNNNNNNNNNNNNNNNNNNNNNNNNNNNNNNNNNNNNNNTGTTCTAGCAAATGTGACGTTATTTTAAAGACAGAACAGTAGTTAAGTGATTGATTTGCTCTGTAGGTTCTAGATACCATGATGTATATCTTTCATTGAGAAGATGGTGGATGGGCTGACTGACTGAACGGTTTGAGGGACTGATCAAATGTTTGATCGATTGGCTAATTGATTAGTGGTCAGTTTCAATATATTCATTGATTCAGTGATTGAATGATCGATTTGATTTGCTCTTTAGATTCTAGCTAATGTGACGTCATTGAAAAGATATATTATTATAGGTTGAGTACTTGTCTTTTTTTTGGTTCTAGATAACATTGAGTATGTCATAATTGAGAAGATTATTATTGGTTAGATTGGTTTTACTCTTAGAAAAAAGtattattgattaattgatATAATTATTAACAGATTGATTTGATTCAGTGTTGAGGTTCTAGCTAATGTGGCATATGTATATCATTGAGGAATTAATAGATTGGCTGATTATTTGATTTGGTTTGCTGATCAGGTTCTAGCTAACGTGGCGTATATCATCATTGAGGAGACGGAGGAGGCATCCAGTGAGTACGCTCTGTGGAGGGAAATCCTGTTCCTGGTGGATCTGATCTGCTGCGGAGCCATCCTGTTCCCGTCGTCTGGTCAGTGTGGGggatgttgttattgttattattattattattattattattatattgttccCGGGCTGTAGTCTAGGCTGGCTAGAGTGCTGTGTGTTATGTGGGTGTTTCTTCTATTGCAGGTCTATTCGACACCTGCAGGAGGCCTCCACCACAGACgggaaaggtgtgtgtgagcTAGAGCAGGACTAGGCCTATTATTATTAGTGAATCATATTTCCGATGCAgatgatgtgtgtttgtgtctaacgctgtgtgtgtgtgtgtgtgtgtgtgtgttttagcggCAATGAATCTGGAGAAGCTGAAGCTATTCAGGCATTACTATGTgatggtaagtgtgtgtgtgtgtgtgtgtgtgtgtgtgtgtgtgtgtgtgtgtgtgtttatataaacaCTACATTTGAAGTTGTCGATTTAAGATTCACTGcatcatttcctaaagaatcaaaCCAAGATCAGAGACCACCTACCCTTTTAATCTtatctttttgtgtgtgtgtgtgtgtgtgtgtgtgtgtgtgtgtgtgtgtgtgtgtgtgtgtgtgtgtgttgattgtGTGTTATATCTACTTCACAAGGATCATTGCCATCCTGCTGAAGGTCACTGTTCCCTTCCAGTGCAGTGGTGCCAAGAGGTGAGACGTTCCGGCACTACGcccgtttccatggttacattaACCTTATTTTGAAAGCAGTCCCTCCATCCGTTTCATGATGATGCTGCTTCCTATTTCCATGGTTTTGCTACACCCATGTTGATGGTGATGCTCCGGTTTCCATAGTGAAGCTACATCTACTTCCATGGTGTTGCAGCACTCGGCTCCATAGTTGCATTGTGCCCATTatgactctctgtctctctctctctctctctctctctctgtctgtctctctctctctgtctctctctgtctctctctctctctctctctctctctctctctctctctctgtctctctctcctctgtctctctctctctctctgtctctctctctctctctctctctctctctctctgtttctctctgtctctctctctctctctctgtctctctctctctctctctctgtctctctctctctgtctctctctctctctctctgtctctctctctctctctctctctctctctctctctctctctctctctctctagtttcTGATAGAGATATCTACTCTGGTGTTTTTTGTCTTGACGGGCTTTAAGTTCCGACCGGCTTCCAACAACCCCTACCTGCAGCTTCCTCAGGATGAGGAGGACCTGGAAATGGACGAAGTGTAAGATacacactctctgtgtgtgtgtgtgtgtgtgtgtgtgtgtgtgtgtgtgtgtgtgtgtgtttacattacACATGGGCTGCACATTAATAACAGTAGTTTTTCAGACACTGTTTGATGTTTGAGGTATGTGTGGTAAAGGAGAAGCTGTTGTAATTCTCTCGTTCTCCGGACACTAGAGAGCGCTGTGTAACTTACCCAGCATTCACTCGACTCTACCAGTTAGACCAGCTAGACGTTTCCTGCGTTTACAGAAATCAGAGCAAATAaggggagaaagaaaagaacaaaagaacAGTGATGCAATTGTGCTCCTTTTAAGTTCCTTTaggattaataataataataataataataaaaaataataataatgaagaagtgATGGTCAGTGATGTCCTATGATACAGAAACATGCAGAATATTTTGTCGTAGTGTCCAGCTTATGTGTTCAGAAGGTTAATATTATAgtcaataattattaataataaggtTGAGCttatattataattaacatACTTGTGATGATTAATTAGGTTGTTGATTGATTTAATAGGGGATTAtgattaataattcattataataataaaataatcaataatgatTCATCATTTGGTCAACTTAtaattatttgtaaatatttgtaaataatgattaagaaagtaattgtgtgtgtgtgtgtgtgtgtgtgtgtgtgtgttgtctcaGTGTAACAGAGTCAGGGGCGCTGGAAGGAATCTCAAAGGTGAAGAAGACGTCGAACAgccgagagagacagagggatgCCGCTTTGtgattatgacatcacaacggGGGGCCGAGCTTGGACTGTTAAACTCCACCCCGTTTCCCCAACCCACCATTCCGCCTGTGGAAGCTTACATGGCAACCCCTGGCCTGAGCTATGCAAGAGGAGAAAACGCAAAAACGGATGTTtcgagcagtgtgtgtgtgtgtgtgtgtgtgtgtgtgtgtgtgtgtgtgtgtgtgagtgtgatggaCTGTTTATTTGTAAAGATCGCCCTCCTCCACTCGCTCTACTTCATACAGGGGAACTTgaagggctttttttttattattattaatattatttcttCTACTGATTCCTCCTCACTGCGCTTCCACCAGCATTCCCAGCATTCCTTAGTTTCCAGCCCCAGTCCCACCCCTCACCCTCCTTCATTTCCCTCTCGctcttcatctgagggctgtgCAACTCCAAAGATCTACAGTCACTGATGGAGAACCGTTGTGCTAGTTTTTAATCCAGCCTCATTCGTTTCCTCCTGCTTCGTTATTGAGTCTTCTGTAGAGTTAATGAACTTTTATTTGATATCTGATGTTCATTTTATTCCATATCTGTTATCATATCGAACGATCCTTCTCCAGGAAGAGTCCAGCCGTGAGTTAAATCCTCCCGTCACATCACATACTCCTCCAAACCCAGAGTACGAGTACACCAGCGTCGGACGTCTGGATTCCATTCTGACTCTGACTGCTGTTCGAAGGTGGTGTGATTGACAGCGGGTCGGTGATCGACATGTAACTATTGGTGCCACGCATCCTCAGACATGTTATTGTTCATGGCTAGATCCTGTCTGAGCTCTAATCCTCAGCTGGCTTCAGATGGTCCTTCAGATGTACTTTGATGGTCAGTGTGGAACCAGGAAAACACACCCTATACTGGacaaccagcagcagcagcagctgatgataatgatgatgagaTGTTGGTGGTCTGTCGCAGAGATCTTCAAATCTGCTCCACCAGCATGGCCACCTTGGCTCGTTGAGTGGTGTGGTCAGCGTGGTCGTGCCGGTGATACTGGTGGACCCCTCTTTCTGGTCTttctggtcaatcagcttgttCACAcaatagaccaatagtggtTGACTAGATTGATCCAGCTGGTCTTACTGGTGGACCACAGTGGTCagattggtcatgctggtagaccagctaaactaGCCTATTCTGATCAACAGCTAAGCTGGTTAACGAGCTGGTTAACGAGCTGGACCAGCCATTTGAGAGCATGAGAGTGTAAGAAGGATTGCGATTCGGGCGGGAAACAGTACGATATAGTGAACCTTAGAAACGAACATTTGGACCTCAAAGTCCTGGCGGTCAGTCTTTCTGCAATGACGTTGGGATCCGGTACAGTTTTGAGAGTAACTGAGCAGACTGATTGGTTTGTACGAGAAAATGTAGCTTTATCGTTTACGACTCTTTACGGCTCTTTTGATTGGCTGAAAGACAGTCTGAACATCTGATGATCTTCCAATGGCTCCTCTAGCTCCAGTGGCCTCCACCTGGATACCAAGCTATGTTGGGACTGGTTAGAATTTACTCCACAAGATGTAGCTGAGGATCCCAAGcctacagtatatggacaaaagtattgggacacctataggACATTTTTTATTACCTTCTTTGAGTTGGTCCCTCTTCGTAGCTTCCGCTCTTCTGGGTCTGCTGAAGCAGTCAGGTTTCCCTTTATTGGAACTAGGGATCTATAGACCAACCTCATTATCccacctccaccaaactttacactctgctctgagctcagcactcggccctgaccccgctctgtaactttacgtggtctgacagacactcggtggctgagctgctctctgtgagctgttcctcctaaactcttccactgttcaataataacaccactcacagctgatggaggaagatctaggagggaggagatttcaccagctgacttgttgttgttggtgcagcggtgtctcctattacatacagaaccacgctggagttcagtgagctcttcagaacctcccgttctttcactgatgtgtggagaaaagacagactgcaggactagaggctggatttATACAGCTGTGGCTGAACGGGACTGAAacagacacctgaattcaatgattaggaggtgtgtcccaatacttttgtccatttagctaTGCTAATAGTTGCTAATAtacagtctgtgtttatggagcTCTGAGATTAGAGATTGACCATTAGCTTCAGTGTGAAACCACAGGAGCAACAAACATGACTGTTCCTCAGTCTCCGGGACTGTAGATGGCTGTTCTTAGAAGAAGGCGGAGTCTGGCGGAGGCGATCCTGTGGAAGCTCTGATGATCTATGAAGATACAGCTGAAGAGCTTTAGCCATCACTCCAATTAAAGCGAATCTGCTGAGatgatcatttttatttgtcttaatgGTTTGTTAGCGTGACAGAATTTACCCTCAGAATCAGGTTGACCTTCACCTTGAgtatttgctgtgtgtgtgtgtgtgtgtgtgtgtgtgtgtgtgtgtgtgtgtgtgtgtgtgtgtgtgtttctcagctGTTTACTGGCTTTGTGCAAACTTCTAAAAATAAAGTTGTGTAAAAGGACTGCTCTGTGTGATGCCGTTTAAGAACCACATTTGTTCCCCAAAGAGCCGTTCAGAGTTTAAAGAACCTGGAGTGGATTTTGAAGAACCTCATACAGTCTAAAGGTTCTGTAAATGCTGttatattagaattattataaaGTGGCTCTTCCATGCCATCATTCCTTACCAAGCTCTGTGAAGAACCACACTCTAAAACTGAAAACGGGTTCTTTGATTTGGAGCAACCATTTGGAGCCATTGTTGGCGGTGTATGGAGAGCCGTTTTAAGAGGTTCTGTACAAGCTTaagaatttattttattttacaaatagTTATTTGAGcaattttacagaagaaccacctttgtttgcttaaaaaacttaaatgggttctttaaaaatgtgtaaagaacctaagaagaacctttaaattagtgtacaatgtttttaatgtatctAAAGGTTGTTTTAGTCTCGTTTTTTCAAacgagttattattatttagggatccaaaagtggttctcttGTGCCATTACTTAAAAGACCctctgaagaaccactttgaacGTAAAGATTTGATACACTtaataaccctaaccctagacaTAACAGGGGTTATATAGTACTAAAAAGAGGTTCTTTGGTTTGTGGAACCATTTGTGTTGGTACGCAGAGCCATTTCTAAGAGGTTCTGTACCAGCTGAAGAACTTATCCACTAAAAGGAAAAGGCTTCAAAAggaaaaggggttctttaagcaatgccacagaagaaccacttttggttgctTATAGTAACCTTGAATGGGTTCTTtaaatgtgtgaagaacctttaaattagtgTAAAACCTTTACCGTATCTGAAGGTTCTATTAAACTTCTTTTAGTCTTgtttttcaaacatggttctttagggaaccaaaagtgtttctcCTGTGCATCACTTAAAAGACCCTCTGAAGAACCACTTAGGGTGTAAAGATCTAATACACTCGTAACAGGTCTTCTATAGTACTGAAAACGGATTCTTTGGTTTGTAACAGTGGTGGAACCATTTGTGTTGGTACGCAGAGCCATTTCTTAGAGGTTCTGTACCAGCTGAAGAACTTATCCACTAAAAGTAAGGGTTTCCATcagaagggttctttgagcaatgccacagaagaaccccttttgacTGCCTGCAGAAATCTTCCAGGTGATGGTTTTTGTGAGGAAGAGTTCATTTAGTTAAGAATGTTCTAGAGGAACCTTTAGATTGGTGTAAAagcttttcttattttcaaacatggttctttcatgGTTctccaaaagaggttcttcaatgCAATCTCTCAACAACTCTTTTGCTTGTTTTGCCTGAAACAACAGTGAAATCAAGCACCTGTTCCAGGCTCTTCCTAAAATCATCTTCCTAAAGCAATGTCCTAAATAcatagggaaccaaaagtggttctgcaCTTGAAGGTTCTCGCTTAgaatctttaaagaaccacttaCAAATAAGGGGTATTTATTACAGTCTAAGATTATTTTGAGAGACttttgatataataataataataataataataataataatagaggaCCGGTTTTTGGTGGTATATGGTAACACTGGTTCTTCAATCCTCGTAAgtattcagatggttctttgagttacCTTGGTTCTGTGGCTAGAACCAGAACTATAGTCTTATAGAACTGTTGCCTTTACGAAGGAACTCTTGAAAGTGAATTGTTTGTCGGACACAATTCAGAGATCTCGCTAAAAGGAGGTGAGCTCATTATTACACCTGCCTGAAGTGTGGACTAAGCTCAGGACTAAGACTACAGTGGTATATCCTGAGTGTGTCGACTGTGTTCCTCAGCTGTTTCCTAGCTTTTGCGTGAGTACGAGGGCCTGCAGTCGTCACTTAACGctgttttcatttctttaaaatCCTCGGAAAACCCAAACTCTATTATTTAGCCCTTAATCTTTCATGGTTCCACGCTCGaaccctccctctctcaggtCTGCTGGAAACCCTGGACCAGGCAGGTGCTCACCATGAAGTTTCTGATGAAGTGATCTTTGCTAACCTACCTGCCCACGTTCTGTTCTGCTGTACGGAGGATCTTTAAATAAACGCTGAGGAAACAGCAGGTTGTGTGTTCTGTCTCCCTGAACCCGTCCATTCATTAGAGCATAAGTAGCTAGTTAGCATCACTAGCCTCATTTCACTTAGTGTCAGTTAGCTTATAGGCCACAGCTCCAGAAGGTGGGGCGTGACCTGAAAGAGTCGTTTCTCTAGGTTAACTTTATCATCAGTATTTAGTAATAATTGGCAGTTAGCACATACACGCAGCTACAGGACATTTTCCAGTGCTGACGTCCAGAGGGAATCTTTTTAGGCTCAAATTGAGGATTTATAAGAGTTGTCAAAGATTTGCCTCTGACTCCATTACATTTAGCTCTGTAGCTCAACTGCTAGCCTCttatttagcattagcatctccTAAGCTAGCCAGCTCTTACTTAGCTGTTTAAGCATTACCATTTCATTTACTTTGACTTTTTTAACGTTAGGAAATGTTCAAAAAAATATATGCTcgtattttgtcattttaaaaatgctaaattggtagttttattaaaatgtatatattatacatttaatttaacaatattgtaatagtaatattataaatacaattaatattaTATCACTTTTATTGAATCAACAATAGAAATAGTCACTATAATAGTATTTTTAATATGATAATACGACTTTCCTTGGTAACATATGTATGTTATTTTGTGCTGTATAAGGTATATAATTTATACTATACGAATTACACACTACTAATTTATACTGTAGTAATAATGTGGGCTTGCCAGGTTAGTGCACAAAACTGTACTAACCCATTTTGAACTAATAGGAAGTGATGGCgagttgctatgccaacatgtAAGTTCTCCAGTCCTTGTCTTGCATTGTTATCCATAATTTTGAATAATTGTTCCGGATGTGAGAAGCTCCTCCCTCTGTTTCGCATTCCATTTTATAAAAGATCAATAGTGTCCTTCATAACCTCTCAAAAAACGCCCGGTTCTGAGTATGTATATCAGATATCTGAGGtaaacagaatcagaatcaggaaTACTTtatgatcccaggagggaaattacagCTGCAACCGtcatgtaagaataaacactaaaaaacattaaaaactgtaATAGAATTAATCAAaaactgtgataataaatatggaaaatgaTTGCAGCCGgttattgcacacattaaattgaagtacagtactaatattagtgcacatatgaacagtataactTGAGTAGTGCACAGCTGAACCGTAAGTGTCACacactgagggaggagttatagagTTTGATGGTCAGGGGTACGAATGACCCCCTGCGGCGCTCTGTGGTAT encodes:
- the gpr108 gene encoding LOW QUALITY PROTEIN: protein GPR108 (The sequence of the model RefSeq protein was modified relative to this genomic sequence to represent the inferred CDS: inserted 1 base in 1 codon), with protein sequence MAPLTPPPLPLLLLLPVLLSLTEARIHRLFLHNETRFVVHLNTFGYFANGTLEVNLTSLHLPQVRNNEFPKYPVGFSLARSRVNGVLSYTAEDTERCTLSKTESDDTLILFIIDPPSLSVQVKSFSEKDSILTGNQKKEEREEKETGTDGKGDPGKEEKDKASEVTDLVSVKGKNINGLKLAMTKFKDSYNFTFRITMGAEDQGLYNLNFHNCYNMRPGLLSPYSLNVEIVERNPAGFLSAAEIPLPRLYISMAAMFLTAAIVWTYTLLKHRYTHTHTHTHTHTVLANVAYIIIEETEEASSEYALWREILFLVDLICCGAILFPLGWSIRHLQEASTTDGKAAMNLEKLKLFRHYYVMIVCYIYFTRIIAILLKVTVPFQXQWCQEFLIEISTLVFFVLTGFKFRPASNNPYLQLPQDEEDLEMDEVVTESGALEGISKVKKTSNSRERQRDAAL